A region of the Deltaproteobacteria bacterium genome:
CGTCCTGTGCGATGTCAGAATGCCCGGCATGGACGGCCTTGAGCTTCTGGACAGGATCACCGGATCCTATCGGGGCACCACGGTCATCATGATGTCGGCCTTCGGAACGGTTGACCTGGCGGTGGAGGCCATGAAGAGGGGCGCCTACGACTACATCAGCAAGCCCTTCAAGCCGGATGAAATTCTGCTGACGCTGAAAAAAGCTCAGGAGCGCGAGACGCTCAGAAGAGAGAACATGCGTCTGCGCAAACAGATCGAGGACCGTTTTTCCATTATGGGGATCGTCGCCCGCAGCGCGTCCATGAAAAAGATCATGGAAACGGTCCATAAAGTGGCAGAGTACAGGAGTCCCGTTCTCCTTACGGGCGAGAGCGGGACAGGCAAAGAGGTGCTGGCCAGGACCATCCATCATCTCAGTCCCTGGAAGGACGGGGCCTTCGTCGCCGTAAACTGCGGGGCCATCCCGAGGACTCTAGTGGAAAGCGAATTTTTCGGGCACGTCAGGGGGGCCTTCACCGACGCGGTCGTTGACAAAAAAGGGCTTTTCGCTGAGGCCCACGAGGGCACCCTCTTCCTCGATGAGATCGGTGATCTTCCGCTGGATATGCAGGTGAAGTTTCTTCGGGCCATCCAGGAGGGGGAGATCCGCAGGGTCGGCGACAACAAACTCATCCAGGTGAATGTCAGGATCGTTGCGGCAACCGCGGTTGATCTGGAAAAAGCCGTGCGGGAAAACCGTTTCCGAGAGGATCTCTTTTACCGATTGAACGTCGTTCCCATCCACATCCCCCCTCTCAGAAAGAGGCGCCAGGATATCGGCCCCCTGGCCGATCATCTTCTCGATCAGATTTCACAGCGCCTCGGGGGGGACGGGCTGTCCATCACATCCTCGGGGTTAAAGTCCCTCTTGCGGTATCCATGGCCGGGCAACGTGAGGGAGATGGAAAACCTTCTGGAGCGGGCCGCAATCCTCTCCGGCCGTTCCATCCTGGATGAGGAGCACATCGTCCCACTCCTTGTGGGGGATGATGCCTATCGGACGGAGGATCAACAGGGGGAGGAAATATCCATCAAGAAGTCCGTGCGCGAACTTGAAAGAAGGCTCATCATCAGGGCGCTCCGCCAGACCCAGCACAATCGGAGCCAGGCCGCGCGTCTTCTGGAAATAAGCCATCGAGCCCTCCTATACAAGATAAAGGACTACGGAATCGACGTACCCCGTTAGACACCGCATCCGCTACATCCGTTATTAAAGGCGTCGGGCATGAAAAATGTTCTCCGTCCCTATGAAAAAATTGCGTTATCAAGAGGCCGTCCACCGGATAATCGGCGTCAATCGGGGATCTGACGATGGAACGGGTTTTGCTTTACCCATTGTCAATGGAGGAAAAAGGATGAGATCGGATATGCCCGGAGAAAATGGTTTTACCCTTATCGAATTGATGACCGTAGTGTCAATCATGCTCATCGTTCTGGCAATCTCTTCCTTTGTTTTTATCTCGGAGGTACCCACCGTAAGGCTGCGCGGAGCGGCACAGAACCTGGCTGCCACCCTGCAATTCATCAAGGTCCGGGCCGTTGTCAGCAACAGATACGCCTGGTTCCACGCGGACCCGGCCAACCGTTTCTACACGGGCTTCGTTGACGAATCCAGCTTCGGGACAATACAGCCTTCCGAGTATGCCCAATCGAACTTGGACATGCCCGACACCTCCGGCAGCACACCGGGATTCTTTCTTCCCACCGGCATTTCCTTCGGGCTACCGGCGGGTTACTCTTCGGGGGCGGGTCCCGACGGGATACCTTATCCAGGGGCGAGCGCCACCATTGTCAACGCCCCCGGCAACTATGTGGGGTTCCGGTCCACCGCCATCCCGGTGGTAAACTTCGTTTCAAACGCGACGCCGTCATCCCCTGTGGTGATCTTTCTTACCAACTCCAAAGGGGAGGGAAGGGCCGTTTCGATCCACATAACCGGCCGGATCAAAACCTTTCAGTGGTATGGAGGAAGCTGGCGATGAGATTCCGTGTTTTCAATCGACGGCCTGCCGGTTCGAACCGGCGGGAGGGCGGATTTACCCTGCTCGAGCTTCTCATAGCGATGGCCATCCTCGCCCTTGGCCTGACCGGGATCGTCAACGTTCAGATGCGGAGCAGCTTGGGGAACATGGGCGCCAGGAACATGACGGCGGCCGTGAATCTCGCCCGGAGCAAGATCGAGGAACTGCGAAGGGTCAAGTTGTATTATATCCCCACGTCCGGAGCGGCCGAGGTCGTCGCCCCCGACCTTCAGGATGACGGAGACACCACTGACCTGGGAAATTGGACCAACCCGGATCACCAGGATGCCGGCGCCCTCAATGAAGAGGGGATGCTCGGCGGCCGTTACATAGTGGCCTGGAATATTGCCGACGGCGTTCCCGGAGCCAACATGAAGACGGTTCGCGTCCGTGTCAGCTGGACGGAAGGGTCTAAACCCCGGTCGGTGGAACTGGAAACCCAGATCGCACGCAAGAACCTGGATTATTACCAGTAGGCCGGAAACGGGAGATCCCTCAAAGTGGAAAAACCGGAGAGAGGTAAAACCATGCAAATGCTCAGGGGAAGGGAGACGACGATTGTTCGACGGAGGGAAAAGGGGTTTACCCTCATCGAACTCATGGTGGCCCTGCTCATCCTTGGTGTCCTGATGGTGTCCGTCTACAGGATCTTTTCCTCCCAGGAGCATCTTTTCCGTGTTCAGGAGCAGGCGGCCGAGATGCAGGAGAACCTCCGGGCCACTACCGAGTTCATTAACCAGGAGATGTCCTGGGTCGGCTACCAGGTGAGCGGCGGGCTGTCCGTGGCATATGCGTCGAGCACCGAGCTTATCTACCTGGCCAATCTCCCCAACACCGGCGCGACCGTCCAGTACGTGAGGTATAAATTCGACGGCGCCAACGACGCGATCCTCAGGGCCGTGGACGATACCCTCGCGGGGGTGATGAATGCGGGCAACATGAAGGTCCTCGCCTCGGACGTTTCCTCCCTGGACTTCACCTACTACAACGTCGACGGGGCTACCATCGGCATTACCGACAGTACCCCGGCCGCCAGCTCCCTGATGAACCCGCCGGGGGTCAACGATCCGATCCTTCGTACCATCCAGCGTATCAGGAGCACCATCGTCGTCATGTCGTCCAGGCCGGACTGGAGCTATACCCATCCCACGGCAGGGGACCATTACAGGAGAAGGGCCGGGATCATCGACGTCAAGGCGCGGAATCTGGAGGATATCACCCTGGCCGGGGCCGGGGTCGGGACGGGTGAATGTTCATCCCTGACCATGAATGTGACGGTCCCGGGCGGCCAGTACTCCGCATGTCCAGACAAGACCCAGGAGATCAATATGGGGGTTCCTGACCTTACGGACAACCCTCAGATCACGGTCAATATCACATCCCCCAGCGGCAGCACGGACACTGTCAACGACGCCACCGTCTCGGCGGACAACGGCTATGTCATCTACGACGCCTCCGCCATACAGGACAATCTCATCAAGACCGGCGAGACCCTCTACCTGTCGGCAGGGGACCTGGCCGTGAGCGACGAGGGGACCGTCGTAACGATCACCACGGGTTTCAGGAACACATCCGAGATCGGATGCCTGCAGGTCAGCCAGACGGAAACCGTTACGATAAGCAGCGGTATCGCCTCCCATTTCGACACCACCGCGCCCTACGACGTCAACCCCATCACCGCCGAGTATGTTGACCTCGGTACAGGGAACGCGCTGTCTCCTCAGCCCGGCGACCTGGCGGCATGTCCCAGCGAAAGCAATGAGGGCCTGAAGCTTATGGTGCGGCTGGTGGACGACTGCGGCAACGGCATAGAGGGCCAGACGGTCAACTTCTCCGCCGTGGCGGGCAGTTTCCAGACCGGGACCCTGGATAACGGAGACGGGACCTATGAGGTCATCTACGTTCCGCCCGATACGATTACGGTGGGTGTTCCCTTGGACACCGATATCGTAACCGCCGACTGGGTCGAGGGGAGTCAGAGCCAGTCCACCACGGTCAGCCTGAAATCCGCGGCGCCGGATCACATCGTGATAAACGACATAACCGGGCCGGTCAGCTATGGGTTCTTAAAAACCGGCACCGACTCGTTCGAGATTTGGCGCCTCCAGAATCAGACGGTCACCACAAACCTTTCCGTCCTGGACCAGTGCGGGAATCGTGTTTACGGCGAGGAGTTTGACACCACCATGACTCCCACCAACGGCACCATAACCCCCGATCCCAACCCGACCGCGGAGACGGACGGGACCTATACCTTCTACTGGACCAGCGAGGACAGTTGCGGTGACGCCGTGACCGGGCAGAGCATCCAGATCGACAACACCCACACCCCGTCCAAGACGGTGACTTTCGACCTGCTGACCACCCCGCCGAGTGTGTTCAACCTTGCGCTCAACCTGAACCTGGGTGCATCGGATCCGGATCTTGACGCCGGAGGCAACGCTCCTTTATGCTCTGACCATGTCGATATCACGGCCAGTATCGTCGAGAATATCGGAGGGGTTTGCGGGAACCTGACCGACCCCTTTGTTGTTGATTTCTCCGTGGCCGGCCAGACCGCCGGATTGGGCAACGGATCCTTCGCCGCGGTCGCCGGCGACACGACCCTCTCGGCGGATTCCGACGCCGGCGGGGTTGCCCACGCTACGCTTTATCCAGGTGACGCCCGGTATGATCAGAAGCTCGATGTAAACGCTGTCGCGAAAATCGGCGGCGCCCCCACCGACGCGGCCACGATACAGGTAAACATGAAGGCCACGCCGGTTCAGGACATCCTGAGCGGCATCTACGACTCGAGCGGCTACAGCAACGAACGGAACCTGAGCTACCCGGACAGATCCTTTAACCCGGGCGACACACTCTTCCCGCGGGTCGTGGACTGTGACGAAAACGAGAGGATCACCCTCCGGGACCCGTCCGGCTACCCGCCCGTACAGGCGATTTTTCAAAGCCTCCTCACAGGGGACACCGTCACGGTGGATCTGACGGAGGACACCTCCAATTCAGCCGACTTCCGCCTGCCCGCCGGCGTCAGCACACAGCTCAACGCGGTTGCCAACACCGGAGACACCGTCCTTCAGGTAGGGTCCGGCGACCAGATCACCATGTATTACGCCGACAAGGACGACAATCCTCCTCCGCCGAACCTTACGTTCGCATGGCATTCCGACGTCTACATCTCGGGCCCACGCTGGATGAAGCTGTATCAGGTGGATCCGGCGAACAACGAAACCCTCATCACCGGGCCGGCATACGAGCTGTGGGACGGGGACAGGTACAGGGCCAAGGTCTATATCCCGGAATTTGACGGTGACTCAGGACCAAGCGCCGTCGGCACCATGACCGACACCGCAGCAGCCAACGCCCAGTACGGGGGGGAGACGGACAATTTCACCCTCAGGGAGGCGGCCAACACGGGTATCTTCATTACCGACAGCGCTACCTATGGAGGCGTCGATTACAACACCGTGTCCAAGAGCCCCAACCCCCCTGCGCCCAACGACCAGGTGTGGCTCAACATCCCCTATACGCCCGACCGCGTGACGGTCTACTATCCGGACACGGCCTCGCCGATATTCACCGGGTCCTTCCTGATCCACGATTCGGACCTCCCCGATGTTTC
Encoded here:
- a CDS encoding type II secretion system protein → MRFRVFNRRPAGSNRREGGFTLLELLIAMAILALGLTGIVNVQMRSSLGNMGARNMTAAVNLARSKIEELRRVKLYYIPTSGAAEVVAPDLQDDGDTTDLGNWTNPDHQDAGALNEEGMLGGRYIVAWNIADGVPGANMKTVRVRVSWTEGSKPRSVELETQIARKNLDYYQ
- a CDS encoding prepilin-type N-terminal cleavage/methylation domain-containing protein; amino-acid sequence: MEKPERGKTMQMLRGRETTIVRRREKGFTLIELMVALLILGVLMVSVYRIFSSQEHLFRVQEQAAEMQENLRATTEFINQEMSWVGYQVSGGLSVAYASSTELIYLANLPNTGATVQYVRYKFDGANDAILRAVDDTLAGVMNAGNMKVLASDVSSLDFTYYNVDGATIGITDSTPAASSLMNPPGVNDPILRTIQRIRSTIVVMSSRPDWSYTHPTAGDHYRRRAGIIDVKARNLEDITLAGAGVGTGECSSLTMNVTVPGGQYSACPDKTQEINMGVPDLTDNPQITVNITSPSGSTDTVNDATVSADNGYVIYDASAIQDNLIKTGETLYLSAGDLAVSDEGTVVTITTGFRNTSEIGCLQVSQTETVTISSGIASHFDTTAPYDVNPITAEYVDLGTGNALSPQPGDLAACPSESNEGLKLMVRLVDDCGNGIEGQTVNFSAVAGSFQTGTLDNGDGTYEVIYVPPDTITVGVPLDTDIVTADWVEGSQSQSTTVSLKSAAPDHIVINDITGPVSYGFLKTGTDSFEIWRLQNQTVTTNLSVLDQCGNRVYGEEFDTTMTPTNGTITPDPNPTAETDGTYTFYWTSEDSCGDAVTGQSIQIDNTHTPSKTVTFDLLTTPPSVFNLALNLNLGASDPDLDAGGNAPLCSDHVDITASIVENIGGVCGNLTDPFVVDFSVAGQTAGLGNGSFAAVAGDTTLSADSDAGGVAHATLYPGDARYDQKLDVNAVAKIGGAPTDAATIQVNMKATPVQDILSGIYDSSGYSNERNLSYPDRSFNPGDTLFPRVVDCDENERITLRDPSGYPPVQAIFQSLLTGDTVTVDLTEDTSNSADFRLPAGVSTQLNAVANTGDTVLQVGSGDQITMYYADKDDNPPPPNLTFAWHSDVYISGPRWMKLYQVDPANNETLITGPAYELWDGDRYRAKVYIPEFDGDSGPSAVGTMTDTAAANAQYGGETDNFTLREAANTGIFITDSATYGGVDYNTVSKSPNPPAPNDQVWLNIPYTPDRVTVYYPDTASPIFTGSFLIHDSDLPDVSITPPTTDSGTIPIEVSADDTGNYIDPGIDAIQLYIDGIDVQDWVPPAAIPVTFDWVTESAGKVFWLNGQHTVYARAKDKAGNWEKTPDLAVTVNNTGATAINFTQPAPNSVLSQSMIVAFQAPDVDNYSIYTCSISGMSSAPADVPMAVGNTCTFTWDLSSITDGAYSLTGTITDNQLNSEITSTPLVVIVDSTAPTVDLGTPSAWVGDQFPVTVDVDVTDANGVDSTSVNGDLNGACTNLSGEPFPALTGTTYRYIWSGNCPGVDGSQTLTVRGSDLAVPSNEGSDTATFSVDTIHPVLAPINASPIAGTYLTTGSFVNGVVTITSSVMDNHAASAFVSFALLPGSPVVYPRPLDNPSTGAFHYTWDTSLQTQGLYEVIVSGRDVAANANTNTEIAYLYVDRTAPGLTGPVVNPSDPGYAVSVVPVDTSVNDSFGFVNHFGVFVYDAPSASSPIESDIGTTYPPIAAVSSTSVTFTMDTRLRTANGTYYIQSYADDHAGNANSTGRSPFEVCNRVAEISSHGFNKIGSEYTLTVEGVVTQLTPTGPSGIENEPLNLEVHSATTGTFNLSGSTTTGGAFSLTTPQSS
- a CDS encoding sigma-54-dependent Fis family transcriptional regulator, whose protein sequence is MDLEKILVVDDEESVRTMVAVLLQKEGYQVSSSGSGDQALELLGERVFDLVLCDVRMPGMDGLELLDRITGSYRGTTVIMMSAFGTVDLAVEAMKRGAYDYISKPFKPDEILLTLKKAQERETLRRENMRLRKQIEDRFSIMGIVARSASMKKIMETVHKVAEYRSPVLLTGESGTGKEVLARTIHHLSPWKDGAFVAVNCGAIPRTLVESEFFGHVRGAFTDAVVDKKGLFAEAHEGTLFLDEIGDLPLDMQVKFLRAIQEGEIRRVGDNKLIQVNVRIVAATAVDLEKAVRENRFREDLFYRLNVVPIHIPPLRKRRQDIGPLADHLLDQISQRLGGDGLSITSSGLKSLLRYPWPGNVREMENLLERAAILSGRSILDEEHIVPLLVGDDAYRTEDQQGEEISIKKSVRELERRLIIRALRQTQHNRSQAARLLEISHRALLYKIKDYGIDVPR
- a CDS encoding prepilin-type N-terminal cleavage/methylation domain-containing protein yields the protein MRSDMPGENGFTLIELMTVVSIMLIVLAISSFVFISEVPTVRLRGAAQNLAATLQFIKVRAVVSNRYAWFHADPANRFYTGFVDESSFGTIQPSEYAQSNLDMPDTSGSTPGFFLPTGISFGLPAGYSSGAGPDGIPYPGASATIVNAPGNYVGFRSTAIPVVNFVSNATPSSPVVIFLTNSKGEGRAVSIHITGRIKTFQWYGGSWR